A window of the Flavobacterium sangjuense genome harbors these coding sequences:
- the bioB gene encoding biotin synthase BioB, which translates to MSITKHNWTKEEIIAIYNKPMMDLLYEAATIHREQHDPNVVQVSTLLSIKTGGCPEDCGYCPQAARYHTDIEGNDLMTVNQVKAQALRAKSNGSSRVCMGAAWRNVKDGEEFDQVLEMVRTINKLDMEVCCTLGMITENQAQRLAEAGLYAYNHNLDTSEDYYKEVISTRGFEDRLETIENVRKTNVTVCSGGIIGMGESIEDRAGMLVALSTLNPQPESVPINALVAVEGTPMENEKPVEIWEMIRMVATTRIVMPETQVRLSAGRMEMSREGQAMCFFAGANSIFAGDKLLTTPNPDVNEDMKMFETLGLVAQKPFIKAMQPTTVEAVDSQYQALGEKPKWSRPGHTIERNLQSSTKGK; encoded by the coding sequence ATGAGCATCACAAAACACAATTGGACTAAGGAAGAAATTATTGCTATTTATAACAAACCCATGATGGATTTGCTGTATGAAGCAGCAACAATCCACAGAGAACAACACGACCCAAACGTTGTTCAGGTTTCTACTTTACTATCTATAAAAACCGGTGGTTGTCCTGAAGATTGCGGTTATTGCCCACAAGCTGCCCGTTATCATACCGATATTGAAGGCAATGATTTAATGACCGTAAACCAGGTAAAAGCTCAGGCTTTGCGTGCCAAATCAAATGGCTCATCTCGTGTTTGTATGGGTGCTGCATGGCGTAATGTAAAAGACGGTGAAGAATTTGACCAGGTGTTAGAAATGGTTCGTACCATCAACAAACTGGATATGGAAGTATGTTGTACTTTGGGAATGATTACCGAAAATCAGGCTCAACGTCTTGCTGAAGCAGGTTTATATGCTTACAATCACAACTTAGACACATCCGAAGATTATTATAAAGAAGTAATTTCTACACGAGGTTTTGAAGACAGATTGGAAACAATCGAAAATGTTCGTAAAACCAATGTTACCGTTTGCAGTGGTGGGATTATTGGGATGGGAGAAAGCATAGAAGACAGAGCCGGAATGCTCGTAGCGCTTTCTACTTTAAATCCACAACCGGAGTCGGTGCCAATTAATGCTTTGGTTGCTGTAGAAGGAACTCCAATGGAAAATGAAAAACCTGTTGAAATTTGGGAAATGATTCGAATGGTAGCTACTACCCGAATTGTGATGCCTGAAACTCAGGTTCGTCTTTCTGCGGGAAGAATGGAAATGTCCAGAGAAGGTCAAGCTATGTGTTTCTTTGCCGGAGCAAATTCGATTTTTGCCGGTGATAAATTATTAACTACTCCAAATCCGGACGTGAATGAAGACATGAAAATGTTTGAAACACTTGGATTAGTTGCTCAAAAACCATTCATCAAAGCAATGCAGCCTACAACAGTTGAAGCTGTCGATTCACAATATCAGGCGTTGGGAGAAAAGCCAAAATGGTCGCGTCCCGGACACACTATCGAAA